The genomic region GGTGAGCGCCTGCAATCCCGGATCTGCCAACAAGCGCTGCTCGGCCGCCGCCAGGTGTTCGCTGCGGGCTCGGGCGCCGCGTTCCGCCCAGGTTTCACCCTCGACCACGCGCATCTGGATATCGAGGCTGGCCTCGGCGCCGAGCGCCGCACGCACCGCGGTTTCCAGGCCTCGACGGGCGAATTCGGAATTCAGGCTTTCCAACGAGGGCGCCAGCGCCAGTTTCCAGCCTTGGCCGGCCCGCTCCAGCGGCCTCAGTCGCCCGGCCAGTTCCCGCGAAGGTCCGCGCAGATCGATCTTGCCCATCAATTCGAACCAGGCTTCAGCTGCCGGTGACGCGGCTGCCGGTAGCGGCTCTGGTGTCGGTGTCGGTGTCGGTGTCGGTGTCGGTGTCGGTGTCGGTGTCGGTGTCGGTGTCGGCATGGCGCGCACCGGCGCGGCCGTCGCTGCCGCCGGGCGCGATGGGGCCAACGGCTGCGGTGGCGATGCCGACCGGGCCGGCCCCTGCTGCTGCGGCTGCGCCGTTTGCCGTGCGCGCTGCGGTTCGTCGCCACCAGTTGCGGGGCGGAAGGCCAGCAACCGCAACATCGCCATCTCGAATCCGGTGCGGTGGTCCGGCGCCAGATCCAGATCGCGCCGTGCCAGCAGGGTCAGCTGATAGAACAACTGGGTGTCCTCGGGCGACAAGCCTTCGGCAAACTGCAGCAGTACCGCGTCATCGACCAGTTCCGATTCCACGTCATCGCCCAGCACCTGGCGCGCTGCCACATCGTGCCAGAGCACCAGCAGTTCCGACAGCAGGCCTGAATAGTCGACCGAGAGCTCGGCGATCCGTTGCAGTTCCGAGCGCAGACCGGCGCGGTCGCCCTGCATCAGAGCGGTGCCGAGATGGGCGAGTGCCTTGCGATCGATGGTGCCGAGCATGGCCAGCACATCGTCATGACGCACAGTCCCACTGCCAAAGGCCAACGCCTGATCGAGCAGACTCAGGCCGTCACGCAAGCTGCCATCGGCAGCACGCGACAACGCGGCAATGGCTGGTAGTTCGTAGCTCAGACCCTCGGCATCCAGAATGCGCCGCATCTGGCCGTCGATTTCGGCCCGTTCCAGACGCTTAAGGCTGAACTGCAGACAGCGCGACAACACCGTGACCGGCAGTTTCTGCGGATCGGTGGTGGCCAGCAGGAACTTGACGTGCGGCGGCGGCTCTTCCAGCGTCTTCAGCAATGCGTTGAAGCTGGCGTTCGACAGCATGTGCACTTCGTCGATCAGATAGACCTTGTAGCGGCCGCGACTGGGCGCATAGATGACATTGTCGAGCAATTCGCGGGTGTCATCGACCTTGGTGCGCGAGGCCGCATCGATCTCCAGCAGGTCAACAAAGCGACCGGCATCAATGTCCTTGCACGATGAGCATTCGCCGCAGGGATCGGAACTGACGCCGGATTCGCAGTTCAGCGCCTTGGCCAGAATTCGCGCAATGGTGGTCTTGCCGACACCACGGGTACCGGTGAACAGGAATGCATGATGCAGGCGGCCGGACTCGATCCCGTTGACCAGCGCGCGCACCACGTGCTGCTGCCCTACCAGTTCGGAGAAACGGCGGGGACGCCATTTGCGCGCCAGGACCAGATAGCTCATAGGGGAATTCCAGAGGATCGAGGGGGCATGATCGCTCAGGGGTGGTGATCCCTGCCAGCCACACCCCGGCGCCCGCTCGAACCGCGACCGTTGCTCCCTTCCGGGCCTGGCGGGGTTGACGGCCTTGCGACGCGGGGGGACCGACAGGGACCACCGCAGAAACTGAAGGTATCGATGAGCCGACACCCGGAAGCAGGAAGTGGCGGAGAGAGAGGGATTCGAACCCTCGAAACGGGGTTTAGCCGTTTACACACTTTCCAGGCGTGCTCCTTCAACCGCTCGGACATCTCTCCACTTCCGACACTCGCCCGGCTCACCCGAATCGGGCTCACCACAGCGAGCCCGCGATCATAGCCGAGCGGCGGGGGTGGGCTCAAGGGCGTTGTCGGTTGTTGCGGGCACGAGGGCACGAGGGCATGAGGGCATGAGGGCATGAGGGCATGAGGGCATGAGGGCATGGGGCATGAGGGCACGAGGGCACGAGGGCACGGGGCACGGGGCACGGGGCACGGGGCACGGGGCACGGGGCACGGGGCACGGGGCACGGGGCACGGGGCACGGGGCACGGGAAAGGCTAAAGGGTTTCGAGCTCTTGTGGGTCCAGACTTGTCCGGACGCTTCTGATCCGTCATAGCAAGCCACCTGTCACGGCCCGACACTGCACACCAGTCATGAACCGGCCCCGCAGGTAGCGCGGCTCCGGCGCGCGTCGAATCGGATTGTGTGCCAGGGCTATTCGCGCCGGCGGCCGCGGCAAGACCTGCCGGGCGCCGCGCGCTTGCACAGTCGGGAGTGCGGGTGGCGGCTGTGATCAAGGGCGTCGCGCTGCGGCGCCGCCTTTGGGGGTGCCGGAAGAACAAGAGCGGCCGCGCAGGCGCGCGTCCCTCCTCAAGGCAGCTTCGAGTCCGCCACCAGGTTCATCGCCCATGGGCAGGGTCGGATTGACACACGCGGCTCTCCATGAACCCAGATCGTAAGTTGTTGATTTGCTGTTGTAGGTCACGTTGCTCGCGTAGCGAGCTACGTGACGCGACTCGATGTCACGTAGTCCGCTGACGCGGACAACATGACCTACGACGGCGGGTTCATGGCCGGTGGCAAGCATCGGGCCGATACAGGTGGCTCGCAAGTACGCCGAGCGAAAAGCCGCGCGACGGTCTGGCTCCTGCACCAACAACCAACAACCAACAACCGACAACCGACAACCGACAACCGACAACCAGAATCCACCCCCGGCCCGAACCAAGCGCGTCCAGGCAAGTCTGGACCCACAAACCCCTCGCATCTTCCCGTGCCCCGTGCCCCCTGCCCCGCTAAGGCAGCGGATGCAGCCACTCCGGTCCGCCGTCGCGGTAATGCTCGTGCTTCCAGATCGGCACTCGGGCCTTGATGGCACTGATGGTGGCGGCGCAGCCAGCGAAGGCGGCATCGCGATGCGGTGCACTGACCCCCACCCAGACCGCGAGCTCACCCAGCCCCACCTCACCGGTGCGATGCACCACCAGCACTTCGCTCAGCGCGTGCGCTGACTGCATCTCCGCCACCACCGCCTGGCCCTCGGCCAGCGCCACCGCAGCGTAGGCCTCGTAGACAATGCGCTCGACCGGTCTTTCGCGGTTGCGATCGCGCACCCGGCCCTCGAACAGCACCACGGCGCCGCAGCCCAGATCTTCGATGCGCTGGCGCAGGGCATCGGGATCGAGCGCCTCGGTCGACAATTCGAACAATGCAGCCACCTCAACCCCCGGAAAACGGCGGCAAGAAGGCGATCACATCGCCCTCCCGCAAGGGTCTGGACCAGTCGACCAACTCGTCGTTGACGGCCACGCGCAGGGCGCTTGTTTCAAAGCGCCAGCCATGACGGCCGCGCAACTGCTCATACAGAGCGGCCAGGGAGACGGCATCGGAATCCAGCTGCTCACCGGCCACCCCTGCCGCAGCGCACAGACCGGCGAAATAGCGCACGCTGACCTGCATCAGCCCAGCTCCTCTTCGCGCAGGAAATCGCGCTTGCCACCGCGCTTCTCGACCAGCCGCAGGCGGCGGATCTCGATCTCGGGCGAGAGCGCCTTGCACATGTCGTAGACCGCCAGCGCTGCCACCGCGGCGCCAGTCAGGGCTTCCATCTCGGCACCGGTGCGGGCGTTGAGCTTGACGCTGCACAACACCCGCCAGCAGCCCTGCTCCGCCGGTTCGATCTCGATCGCGCAATCTTCCAGCGACAGCGGATGGCAGAAGGGGATGAGCTCGGCGGTACGCTTGGCGCCCATGACACCCGCAATGATGGCAGTCGCCAGCACTGGTCCCTTGGCCACGTGAAAGCCCTGCGCGCGCAGCTGGCGGTCGATCTCCAGCGGAAACACGATCTCGGCCTCGGCCCGCGCCATCCGGGCGCTCACGGCCTTGCCGCCTACATCCACCATGCGCGGCCGACCGCGCTCGTCCACATGGGTCAGACTCATCCGCCGATCCTGTACATTTCCACGCGGCCCTCGCGGGTCGCTTGCGCCTGCTGGCGCTGCTCACTGTAGCGATCCTGGCGCTTGCGCCAGATCGCCTCGATCATCGCCTCGACCGCGCCATCGCCCTGATCACCGCGTATCAAGGCACGCAGATCCTGGCCTTCGCGGGCAAACAGGCAGGTGTACAAACGCCCGTCCGCCGAAACCCGCGCTCGGGTGCAATCACCGCAGAATGGCTGACTGACCGAGGAAATGAAGCCGATTTCGCCAGCGCCATCGACAAAACGATAGCGCTCGGCGACCTCGCCGCGATAGGCCGGATCCACCGGCTCCAGCGGATAGCGCGCGTGGATCTGTGCCAGCAGCTCGCGCGAAGGCACCACCGCCGAGGACTGCCAGCGATTGCACGTGCCGACATCCATGTACTCGATGAAACGCACGATCTGGCCGCTGCCGCGGAAATGTTCGACCAACGGCATGACTTCGGATTCATTGATGCCGCGCTGCACCACACAGTTGATCTTGATCGGATGAAGTCCGGCCGCCACCGCGTGTTCCAGGCCGCTGAGTACATCCTCGACCCGACCACGACCGCCGCTCATGGCGGCAAAGATCACCGGATCGAGCGCATCCAGACTCACCGTGATCCGTTTGAGACCGGCCGCGGCCAAGGCCCGGGCATCCCGCGCCAAGAGGGCACCGTTGCTGGTCAGCGCCAGATCCGCCGCACCTGGCAGAGCCGCCAGCCGCGAAATGATCTCCGGCAGATCGCGCCGCAACAGCGGCTCGCCACCGGTCAGCCGCAACTTGCGCACGCCCAGGCCCACGAACAACCGGGCCAGGCGCTCGATTTCCTCAGGCTTGAGCCGCTGAGCTGCCGCCATGAAGGCGTGATCGCGAGGGTAACGCTCTTCCGGCATGCAGTACGGACAGCGAAAGTTGCAACGGTCGATGACCGAGATCCGCAGATCCTGCAGCGGCCGCGCCAGCCGGTCGACGAGCGCAGCATGATCGGCGCTGGGCAATGCCACCGCGCTCACGACTGGCTCCAGGCCGACCAGTGCTCCACTGTGCTTTCTTCATTGGGCGGGGACAACGGGTAGACGGCTCCAGCGCTTGCGACCTCGTAGCCTAGCATCCGCATGGCCGCGGCCGCCGCTTCGTCGGCATAGTGATACAGCACCAGCCGCGAACGCACCGCCACTCCGTATTCGCGCTCCAGGTCGTCGAGCCCGGTGTGCGAAGGATTCGATTCCGCAGAGCAGTCGTGAAAGATGCGCTCATCCTCGTGTGCGTGTTTCTGCAACCATTCTGGAACCGGGCGGGTGTCGCCGGTGTAGAGGAAGCTGCCGCGCAAGGCCACACCGAAGGCGCTCTCGGGAGCATGGTGACGCACCGGAAAGACGGCGAAGCGCAGACCGGCGTGCCAGAAGTAGTCGCTGACCGGGATCAGCTGGAACATGTCCCAGAAGTTGCGCCCGCCTTCAGCCACCCAGTTGGGAAAGTCCGCTACCCGACGCTGCAGCAGCGGAACGATGGCCGCCGGCACGTACAGCTTGGGCAGACCCACGTTGGCCTTGAAGGCCAGACGATAGAACCAGTGCTCCAGGTCACCGATGTGGTCGAGGTGGGTATGGGTGATGAACACTGCCGCCGGAGGATCGCTGTAGACATGGGCATAGCGATCCAGCGCACCGATGCCGATATCGATCAGCAGCAGCGGCACACCGGCGCGCTCGAGCACACCGCAGGAAGTGCCCAGGTCCGCCGCCTGGGCACTGCCCACACCCAGAAACCGGAAGGAAAACACGCAAGGATCATGCATGGGCGGACGATAGGGCAGATCGCGCATGCGCATCCAGCAGCCTTTGCCAGGCCTGCCTCGCATCGGCCTGGTCGACGCGCTCGCCATACAGCTTGCGCAGGGAACGCTGCAGGCGCTGGAGCACCCGCGCCTGCCAGTCTCCCGGGCGCCGATGCACGCCGCGATCCCAGTCGATCAGCCAGTAACGGCCAGCCGCATCGATCAGGATGTTGTGGGCATTCAGATCAGCATGCTGATAGCCGAGGGCATGCGCCCGCCCAAGGACCTCACCGAGCGCGCCCCAGTCGAGCTCAGACCAGGAACCCGGCTGCGCCAGCCGCGTCGACAGCGCGCTGGCATTGGCGATGCGCGACATGATCAGGTCGCCCGAATAGAAGCCACCCGCGCGCCCGATCCTGGCCGCCAGCGGCCTCGGCACCGGCAATCCGGCGTCCAGAGCCGCGGCCAGCAGGCGAAATTCGCGCAGTGGCCGGGTCGACTCCAAACCTGTCCATAGATACTGGTCCCTGAGCAGTCGCGCGAGCGCGCCCCCCCGGCGATAGTGGCGCAGGACGGCGGCTCCGAAAGGCCCATCGATGGCCCAGGTCTGGCCCCTGCCGGCCGCGAGCAGGCTGCGCTGCGGCCAGGTCTCTGGTAGAAACCAGTGGCTGGACGGTAACGACAGGCGCGCCGCATCGTAGACGATGTGGCAGACGCCATCCGTCCAGACTTGTGTCTGACAGGCCGACTCGCTCACGATGGTCCTTGCACTCTCCTCTCGCTCCTCAACCCAAGCATAGCCGTGAACCCGCAATCGCTATCGGTCTGCATCCTGCGTTTGTCCGCCCTGGGCGATGTCAGCCACGTCCTGCCACTGGTGTACGCCTGGCGCCAGCAGCGGCCGCAGGATCGCCTCAGCTGGGTGCTCGGTGCCGGCGAGGCCCAGCTGCTGGCAGGCACCGAGGGTGTGAGCCTGCTGCCCTACCGCAAGCGCGATGGCCTGGCCGGCATGCGTGCGCTGTGGCGCAGCCAGCGCGATCAGACCTTTGACGCCCTGCTGATGATGCAACTGGCACTGCGCGCCAATGTGCTCGGTCGCGGCCTGCGCGCGCGTCGCCGCATCGGCTACGACCGCCTGCGTTCGCGCGAGGGACACAGCCTGTTCATCAATGAACGCATCGCCGATCACGGCTACAGTCATGTCCTGGAGACGCTCTGTCGCTTTGGCGAAGCGTTGGGCGTAGTGGTGGACGACCTGCACTGGCCACTCGTCATTCCCGACGAGGCCCATGCCTACGCTGAATCCTGCCTGCCGTCTGATGCGCCACTGCTGGGCATCAGCGCCTGCTCCAGCCATGCCTTGCGCAGCTGGTCGCCACAGGGCTATGCCGAACTGGCGCGGCATGCGCACAAGCGCCACGGCATGCGGGTGGTGCTGCTCGGCGGCCGCAGCGACATTGAGCGGCAGATGGCTGACACCATCCTCGGCCTGGCACCGGATGCCGAGTGCGTCGATCTGGTCGGCAAGGACACCCTGAAACAGATGCTGGCCCTGCTGTCGCGCATGACGGTCGTGGTCTCGCCCGATGCCGGTCCTGCACATCTGGCCAGCGCGCTGGGCGTACCCGTTATTGGCCTGCATGCCGCCACTGATCCCCGCCGCAGCGGCCCCTATCGCAGCCTGCAATGGTGCGTGAACCGCTTCCCCGAGGTGGTGCGCGCCAAGCGCGGGCAGGAACTGGCGCAAGTGCGCTGGAGCACCCGCATCGAATACCCCGGCGTCATGGACCTGATCGAGATCGACGAGGTGTTGGCCACGCTGGATCGCCTGCTGGCGACGCCGGCCGGGGAACGACTTGCGCCCGCGCGTTTGCGACGTTGATGCACGAGGGCACGAGGGCACGAGGGCACGAGGGCACGAGGGCACGAGAAAGGCTACGGGGTTCGGGCTCTCGTGAAGAGAGAGAGCACCGGCGCCGAGCGGCAACGGGCCGTCATAGGCCAGATCACATCGCAGCGGTCCACGGATCCCGTAACTGCTGTTGCGTGCCCTCGTGCCCTCGCGCCCTCTTGCCCTCGCGCGCCAACTAGTCCACCGACGGCGCCCCAACCCCCTCGCGCTGATAACTGGCATAGGACTTCTCTTCCACCAGCTCCGAGCCCAGGCGGGCATTGAGCTCGCGCTTCAGGCGGGCGCGATCGTCGTTGATGAAGTAGACCGCCCGTGCCAGCTCGATGAACTCGGCATCGAAGGCACCCTGTCCTTCCTTGATGCGGATGCGGTCCTCGATATCCCAGAGCTGACCGTTGACGCCGCGCAGTCCGGCCCAGAGGTCTTCGATCGAGGCCGCCTTCGAGGCCGGATGGGCCTGCCAGGTCGCCAGCAAGGCATCCAGTTCCTTCTGCACATTGGCCAGCTTGGCGGCATCGCTGATGCGTTGCGCCTTGATCTCGAGAATGCTGATCTTGTCGATCAGTTCGCCGTAGGAAACGGGCACCAGCAATTGCGACATGGTCAGGCTCCAATCTTGAGGCGGCGGATGATACGGAAGCGTGGGCGGCCCGTGGGATTGCACCCAGCGCCCATCAAAGGATCTCATCCTCGTCGAAGAAGGGATCCGACAGTGCCTCTTCAGCAATGCCCTCGATGCGCTCGCCAGCGGTGTGGAAAGACTTGACCTGGGCAATATGCATCAGCGCATCGCCCTGGTTGACGATGGGCAGGTTGCTGCGGCCGATGATCAATCCCTCGGTGTGCGCCGTCACCGGCTGATCGGAATCGCCGAAAGGATCTGACAGATGACCAAGGGTGGCGCCGGCCTGCACCAGCTCGCCCGGGCGCCGGGTGGCGCGGAAGATGCCGCCCTGCGGCGCCCGTATCCAATGCGTGCGTTGCGACACCACCGGTCTGGCCGGCACTTCATCTCCCTCGCTGCGGCGCAACATGCCCTGATGGGCCATGACCCGAAGCACGCCCTTGACGCCCACGCGTATCGCCAACTCATCGAAACGCAGCGCCTCGCCCGACTCGTAGACCAGCACATCGACATCCATTTCCGCCGCCATCTGCCGCAGCGAACCCGGCCGCAGCGGCGCCGAGATCACTGCCGGGGCGCCGAAGGCCATGGCTAGCTCGAAGGCCGCCGGACGTCCGGAGCTGATCCTGATCTGCGGCAGATTGCTCCGGTGCAGCGCCGCCGAATGGATATCGATGCCCAGCTGACAACGACTGATGATCTGACTGGAAAAGGCGTGGGCGAGTTGCCCAGCCAGCGATCCCCTGGAGGTACCCGGAAAGCTGCGATTGAGATCACGTCGATCCGGCAGGTAGCGCTGGTGCATGATGAAGCCGAGGACATTGACCACCGGAATCAGCAGCAGCGTGCCGGTGAGCCGTTTCGGCGAAATTCGCGACAGCAGACGGCGGATGATCTCGACGCCGATGATCTCGTCACCGTGGACGCACGCACTGACG from Rhodanobacteraceae bacterium harbors:
- a CDS encoding glycosyltransferase family 9 protein, with the protein product MAVNPQSLSVCILRLSALGDVSHVLPLVYAWRQQRPQDRLSWVLGAGEAQLLAGTEGVSLLPYRKRDGLAGMRALWRSQRDQTFDALLMMQLALRANVLGRGLRARRRIGYDRLRSREGHSLFINERIADHGYSHVLETLCRFGEALGVVVDDLHWPLVIPDEAHAYAESCLPSDAPLLGISACSSHALRSWSPQGYAELARHAHKRHGMRVVLLGGRSDIERQMADTILGLAPDAECVDLVGKDTLKQMLALLSRMTVVVSPDAGPAHLASALGVPVIGLHAATDPRRSGPYRSLQWCVNRFPEVVRAKRGQELAQVRWSTRIEYPGVMDLIEIDEVLATLDRLLATPAGERLAPARLRR
- a CDS encoding MoaD/ThiS family protein, encoding MQVSVRYFAGLCAAAGVAGEQLDSDAVSLAALYEQLRGRHGWRFETSALRVAVNDELVDWSRPLREGDVIAFLPPFSGG
- a CDS encoding 3-deoxy-D-manno-octulosonic acid kinase, whose amino-acid sequence is MSESACQTQVWTDGVCHIVYDAARLSLPSSHWFLPETWPQRSLLAAGRGQTWAIDGPFGAAVLRHYRRGGALARLLRDQYLWTGLESTRPLREFRLLAAALDAGLPVPRPLAARIGRAGGFYSGDLIMSRIANASALSTRLAQPGSWSELDWGALGEVLGRAHALGYQHADLNAHNILIDAAGRYWLIDWDRGVHRRPGDWQARVLQRLQRSLRKLYGERVDQADARQAWQRLLDAHARSALSSAHA
- a CDS encoding molybdenum cofactor biosynthesis protein MoaE, producing MAALFELSTEALDPDALRQRIEDLGCGAVVLFEGRVRDRNRERPVERIVYEAYAAVALAEGQAVVAEMQSAHALSEVLVVHRTGEVGLGELAVWVGVSAPHRDAAFAGCAATISAIKARVPIWKHEHYRDGGPEWLHPLP
- a CDS encoding MBL fold metallo-hydrolase, translated to MHDPCVFSFRFLGVGSAQAADLGTSCGVLERAGVPLLLIDIGIGALDRYAHVYSDPPAAVFITHTHLDHIGDLEHWFYRLAFKANVGLPKLYVPAAIVPLLQRRVADFPNWVAEGGRNFWDMFQLIPVSDYFWHAGLRFAVFPVRHHAPESAFGVALRGSFLYTGDTRPVPEWLQKHAHEDERIFHDCSAESNPSHTGLDDLEREYGVAVRSRLVLYHYADEAAAAAMRMLGYEVASAGAVYPLSPPNEESTVEHWSAWSQS
- the moaA gene encoding GTP 3',8-cyclase MoaA — translated: MSAVALPSADHAALVDRLARPLQDLRISVIDRCNFRCPYCMPEERYPRDHAFMAAAQRLKPEEIERLARLFVGLGVRKLRLTGGEPLLRRDLPEIISRLAALPGAADLALTSNGALLARDARALAAAGLKRITVSLDALDPVIFAAMSGGRGRVEDVLSGLEHAVAAGLHPIKINCVVQRGINESEVMPLVEHFRGSGQIVRFIEYMDVGTCNRWQSSAVVPSRELLAQIHARYPLEPVDPAYRGEVAERYRFVDGAGEIGFISSVSQPFCGDCTRARVSADGRLYTCLFAREGQDLRALIRGDQGDGAVEAMIEAIWRKRQDRYSEQRQQAQATREGRVEMYRIGG
- the dnaX gene encoding DNA polymerase III subunit gamma/tau, whose product is MSYLVLARKWRPRRFSELVGQQHVVRALVNGIESGRLHHAFLFTGTRGVGKTTIARILAKALNCESGVSSDPCGECSSCKDIDAGRFVDLLEIDAASRTKVDDTRELLDNVIYAPSRGRYKVYLIDEVHMLSNASFNALLKTLEEPPPHVKFLLATTDPQKLPVTVLSRCLQFSLKRLERAEIDGQMRRILDAEGLSYELPAIAALSRAADGSLRDGLSLLDQALAFGSGTVRHDDVLAMLGTIDRKALAHLGTALMQGDRAGLRSELQRIAELSVDYSGLLSELLVLWHDVAARQVLGDDVESELVDDAVLLQFAEGLSPEDTQLFYQLTLLARRDLDLAPDHRTGFEMAMLRLLAFRPATGGDEPQRARQTAQPQQQGPARSASPPQPLAPSRPAAATAAPVRAMPTPTPTPTPTPTPTPTPTPTPEPLPAAASPAAEAWFELMGKIDLRGPSRELAGRLRPLERAGQGWKLALAPSLESLNSEFARRGLETAVRAALGAEASLDIQMRVVEGETWAERGARARSEHLAAAEQRLLADPGLQALTQEFGARVVPGSLQVD
- the moaC gene encoding cyclic pyranopterin monophosphate synthase MoaC; translated protein: MSLTHVDERGRPRMVDVGGKAVSARMARAEAEIVFPLEIDRQLRAQGFHVAKGPVLATAIIAGVMGAKRTAELIPFCHPLSLEDCAIEIEPAEQGCWRVLCSVKLNARTGAEMEALTGAAVAALAVYDMCKALSPEIEIRRLRLVEKRGGKRDFLREEELG
- a CDS encoding succinylglutamate desuccinylase/aspartoacylase family protein — protein: MGGARGKRGTFAVAPFDLNGVSVLAGSMATVDLAISRLSTHTPLALPVRVLHGTRPGPVMFVSACVHGDEIIGVEIIRRLLSRISPKRLTGTLLLIPVVNVLGFIMHQRYLPDRRDLNRSFPGTSRGSLAGQLAHAFSSQIISRCQLGIDIHSAALHRSNLPQIRISSGRPAAFELAMAFGAPAVISAPLRPGSLRQMAAEMDVDVLVYESGEALRFDELAIRVGVKGVLRVMAHQGMLRRSEGDEVPARPVVSQRTHWIRAPQGGIFRATRRPGELVQAGATLGHLSDPFGDSDQPVTAHTEGLIIGRSNLPIVNQGDALMHIAQVKSFHTAGERIEGIAEEALSDPFFDEDEIL